The following are from one region of the Stigmatella ashevillena genome:
- a CDS encoding DUF6982 domain-containing protein has protein sequence MSDTRAAMREFRFLDEKRKTGSLSPPEEARWNELRGHLGVQDAPVQEPPTAEAYPQQPQGYYGQDGQWYAYPEGYPPPAYPPPPYPGYPPQPQGYYGQDGQWYAYPAPYPQQPQGYYGQDGQWYAYPAAYPQQAYDPNQGYAQGYDPNQGYAAYPPPQGYDPNQAYAGYPPQQGYDPNQAYAGYPPQQGYDPNQAYDPNQAYAAYPQQGYDPNQAYDPNQAYAAYPQQGYDPNQPYAPEGDAQPQAWPADPGQTDTGYPPQEAEPHQAYAQETEAGAPTPEPSWQEPAAPSESIQLGSEDVDIPSLSGPAPWATEAQPEEAQAADAEEFADADASEVSSADDLLEVSDADVTDVDSTPEAASPEELSGAEEISASETSASFDAGPEQSPEPMESSDAIELQGDDVDLIDADSDAVAEAAPEQPSSGSVLEASFDEASFDDLPTAEAPAQPEMFSPGPELALDSPDAPLEELSLSAADMAHEEPPAPTEAFPQDEGSQPVIELGLPPMEADGLPAMDTLASEEQVSAPLEPSAHTEPMEEASVTEAEAPTFDVTELEMEPASEPEPAAAEPAAAEPTLDVADLGAEIEPAAETSPFPASEAPPSLQLRPVQVAPDLQADTIELDGNFGEEPRTTESAVPWDPADPEQTEAEPFQTPPMPVEELELDGSPEEAVPLATNADLAQEGAIQSAWESERAVDLPPSSSHDDALELAEPSAELSSMTPEASDGWSAEPAPVEQAPVEAQPEWAAPEGEPSTETASSWTVPEQSASSDWATPAEPDATWNTPEATATPEEWGGAAAQEPVPVEIPSEWGSSSEAPIAPAAPSEWGEASEAPIAPSTPSEWADASGPTPAEEPSSQWAAPPPEAPSEWGSADASEEVTPVPSPSWESPAESAPSEWGTAEEAQPVLEATPTEQDSPWGAPPEANPQAEWTETSEAPAWSSAESAPEASSWEAPPAEPPPPAPQAASSDDEWTEPPSEESPPSLGWATTASGTQQQAADWAEPEPEWAKNPPARDQFGSSSEINTWGTEQETDFGFQGQNAPASPFADPMEDLESEAQRPVAAAAPHFEPPVAESAEPELIIDDVPPSAPLEAAESEPSIDVSFEDVAPPPLAPPEELPVVELAEVEFSEEPVAAAPAVTPPLAPRTIPLPPPARPPPAVPARAMPPPPPPETPVPIRAIAGKALAAPPPPSSLPSIDIEEAPLFEPMGNPLELQASAPPSCFVEGEHRVIIHTVEGQVKRGTIRDVDLLDENIALEQQTGFTPERIPGKRVKAIFFMLPAGARQPQVEGQKIRVTFNDGRQVAGFSRDFKADGQGFFLIPADNRTNTARIFVYRSSIQAIAEG, from the coding sequence ATGTCCGACACGCGCGCGGCGATGAGAGAGTTCCGCTTCCTCGATGAGAAGCGGAAGACGGGGAGTCTGTCTCCCCCAGAGGAGGCCCGTTGGAACGAGCTGCGAGGACACCTGGGTGTCCAAGACGCGCCGGTCCAAGAGCCGCCTACGGCCGAGGCCTATCCGCAGCAGCCTCAGGGCTACTACGGCCAGGACGGCCAGTGGTACGCCTACCCCGAAGGGTACCCCCCTCCGGCCTACCCACCACCGCCCTACCCGGGCTACCCGCCCCAGCCCCAGGGGTATTACGGCCAGGACGGCCAGTGGTACGCCTACCCCGCCCCGTACCCGCAGCAGCCTCAGGGCTACTACGGCCAGGACGGCCAGTGGTACGCCTACCCCGCCGCGTATCCGCAGCAGGCTTATGATCCGAACCAGGGCTATGCCCAGGGCTACGATCCGAACCAGGGCTACGCCGCATACCCTCCCCCGCAGGGCTATGACCCGAATCAGGCCTATGCCGGGTACCCGCCCCAGCAGGGCTACGATCCGAACCAGGCCTACGCCGGGTACCCGCCCCAGCAGGGCTACGATCCGAACCAAGCCTACGATCCGAATCAGGCCTATGCCGCGTACCCCCAGCAGGGCTACGACCCGAACCAGGCCTACGATCCGAATCAGGCTTATGCCGCGTACCCCCAGCAGGGCTACGACCCGAATCAGCCCTATGCCCCGGAGGGTGACGCTCAACCCCAGGCATGGCCTGCGGATCCGGGCCAGACCGACACGGGCTATCCCCCGCAGGAAGCAGAACCTCACCAGGCCTATGCCCAGGAGACGGAGGCTGGCGCGCCCACGCCCGAGCCTTCCTGGCAGGAGCCCGCGGCCCCCTCCGAGAGCATTCAGCTGGGCTCGGAAGACGTCGACATCCCCTCCCTGAGCGGCCCTGCTCCCTGGGCCACCGAGGCGCAGCCCGAAGAGGCCCAGGCCGCGGACGCCGAGGAATTCGCAGACGCGGACGCCAGCGAAGTGTCATCCGCGGATGATCTCCTCGAAGTCTCCGACGCTGACGTCACCGACGTGGACAGCACGCCGGAAGCGGCCTCGCCCGAGGAGTTGAGCGGCGCCGAGGAAATTTCTGCTTCTGAGACCTCTGCTTCTTTCGATGCGGGTCCCGAACAATCCCCTGAACCGATGGAGTCTTCGGACGCCATCGAGTTGCAGGGCGACGATGTCGATCTGATCGACGCGGATTCCGATGCAGTGGCCGAGGCGGCTCCGGAGCAGCCAAGCTCCGGGAGCGTCCTGGAGGCGTCTTTCGACGAGGCCTCTTTCGACGATCTCCCCACGGCCGAAGCTCCCGCCCAGCCCGAGATGTTCTCTCCCGGCCCGGAATTGGCCCTGGACAGCCCGGACGCGCCCCTCGAAGAGCTGTCCCTGTCCGCCGCGGACATGGCGCACGAGGAACCTCCTGCGCCCACCGAGGCCTTCCCGCAGGACGAGGGTTCACAGCCCGTGATCGAGCTGGGCCTCCCGCCGATGGAGGCGGACGGCCTCCCGGCGATGGACACCCTTGCCTCCGAGGAGCAGGTATCCGCCCCGCTGGAGCCTTCCGCCCACACTGAGCCGATGGAGGAGGCCAGCGTCACGGAAGCCGAGGCCCCCACCTTCGACGTCACCGAGTTGGAGATGGAACCCGCGAGCGAGCCGGAGCCCGCCGCCGCCGAGCCCGCCGCCGCCGAGCCCACCCTCGATGTGGCCGACCTGGGCGCCGAGATCGAGCCCGCGGCGGAGACCTCTCCTTTCCCCGCCAGCGAAGCCCCCCCTTCGCTCCAGCTCCGTCCCGTACAAGTCGCGCCTGACCTCCAGGCGGACACCATCGAGCTGGATGGGAACTTCGGCGAGGAGCCTCGCACAACGGAGTCGGCAGTTCCCTGGGACCCGGCGGATCCGGAACAAACAGAGGCCGAGCCGTTCCAAACCCCGCCCATGCCCGTCGAAGAGCTCGAACTCGACGGCAGCCCGGAAGAGGCCGTTCCTCTCGCGACCAACGCGGATCTCGCGCAGGAGGGGGCAATCCAAAGCGCGTGGGAATCCGAGCGGGCCGTCGATCTTCCCCCCTCGTCCTCCCACGACGATGCGCTCGAGTTGGCGGAGCCCTCCGCGGAACTCTCGTCCATGACTCCCGAAGCGAGTGATGGCTGGAGCGCCGAGCCCGCCCCAGTGGAGCAGGCGCCCGTGGAGGCACAGCCCGAGTGGGCTGCCCCCGAAGGGGAACCCTCCACGGAAACAGCGTCCTCGTGGACGGTGCCCGAGCAGTCCGCCTCGTCCGATTGGGCTACCCCCGCCGAGCCAGACGCCACCTGGAACACGCCCGAAGCCACCGCCACCCCGGAGGAATGGGGAGGTGCCGCAGCCCAGGAACCCGTCCCGGTCGAGATTCCCTCGGAATGGGGAAGCTCCTCCGAAGCGCCCATCGCTCCGGCCGCTCCCTCGGAATGGGGAGAGGCCTCCGAAGCGCCCATCGCTCCGTCCACTCCTTCGGAGTGGGCCGACGCTTCCGGTCCCACTCCCGCTGAGGAGCCCAGTTCCCAATGGGCCGCGCCTCCGCCGGAGGCACCCTCGGAGTGGGGCTCGGCCGACGCATCCGAGGAAGTCACGCCCGTCCCGTCCCCCTCGTGGGAGAGCCCCGCGGAGAGCGCTCCTTCAGAGTGGGGAACGGCCGAAGAGGCACAGCCTGTCCTCGAGGCAACCCCCACGGAACAAGACTCGCCCTGGGGTGCCCCGCCCGAGGCCAACCCTCAGGCCGAATGGACGGAGACCTCCGAGGCTCCTGCTTGGTCCTCGGCCGAGAGTGCCCCCGAGGCGTCTTCGTGGGAGGCGCCCCCCGCGGAGCCCCCCCCGCCCGCGCCACAGGCGGCCAGCTCGGACGATGAGTGGACCGAGCCCCCTTCGGAGGAGAGCCCTCCTTCCTTGGGATGGGCCACCACTGCCTCGGGAACCCAGCAGCAAGCCGCGGACTGGGCCGAGCCCGAGCCCGAGTGGGCCAAGAATCCTCCCGCGAGGGATCAGTTCGGCTCCTCCTCGGAGATCAACACGTGGGGCACGGAGCAGGAGACCGACTTCGGCTTCCAGGGCCAGAACGCGCCAGCAAGCCCTTTTGCCGACCCGATGGAGGATCTGGAGTCCGAAGCCCAGCGGCCGGTGGCCGCCGCCGCGCCGCACTTCGAGCCCCCGGTCGCGGAGTCCGCGGAGCCGGAGCTGATCATCGATGATGTTCCGCCGTCGGCCCCTCTCGAGGCCGCCGAGTCCGAGCCGAGCATCGACGTCAGCTTCGAGGATGTCGCGCCCCCTCCTCTCGCGCCTCCCGAAGAGCTGCCCGTGGTGGAGCTGGCCGAGGTGGAGTTCTCGGAGGAGCCCGTGGCAGCGGCGCCTGCCGTGACACCGCCGCTCGCGCCCAGAACCATTCCACTGCCACCTCCGGCCCGTCCCCCGCCCGCCGTGCCGGCCAGGGCCATGCCGCCGCCACCGCCGCCCGAGACCCCTGTGCCCATTCGCGCGATCGCGGGCAAGGCCCTCGCGGCCCCGCCGCCTCCCTCCAGCCTGCCATCCATCGACATCGAGGAGGCTCCCCTCTTCGAGCCAATGGGCAATCCGCTGGAGCTCCAGGCCTCCGCTCCTCCCTCCTGCTTCGTGGAGGGCGAACACCGCGTCATCATCCACACGGTGGAGGGCCAGGTGAAGCGCGGCACCATCCGCGATGTGGACCTGCTCGACGAGAACATTGCCCTGGAGCAGCAAACGGGCTTCACCCCGGAGCGCATCCCCGGCAAGCGCGTGAAGGCCATCTTCTTCATGCTGCCCGCGGGGGCACGCCAGCCCCAGGTCGAAGGACAGAAGATCCGCGTCACCTTCAACGATGGCCGCCAGGTGGCGGGCTTCTCGCGGGACTTCAAGGCCGACGGCCAGGGCTTCTTCCTCATCCCCGCGGACAACCGCACCAACACCGCGCGCATCTTCGTCTACCGCTCGAGCATCCAGGCCATCGCCGAGGGGTAG
- a CDS encoding YceI family protein — protein sequence MKMLLKSVITAAALAVPSIAAATTWDIDPAHSSAQFTVTHMLITKVKGEFGKVTGTVNLDDKDASKSTVAASIDTTTVNTNEADRDKHLKGPDFFDVEKYPAMTFKSTSVKAAGKSKFKIVGDLTLHGVTKPVTLDVESASTEVKDPWGGTRRGASATTKLNRKDFGLTWNKLLETGGAVVGDEVAVTLDLQLIKKAPAAAPAAQDAK from the coding sequence ATGAAGATGCTGCTGAAGTCCGTCATCACCGCCGCCGCCCTTGCCGTCCCCTCCATCGCCGCCGCCACCACGTGGGACATTGATCCCGCGCACTCGTCGGCCCAGTTCACCGTGACGCACATGCTGATCACGAAGGTGAAGGGTGAGTTCGGCAAGGTCACCGGCACGGTCAACCTGGATGACAAGGATGCCTCGAAGTCGACCGTCGCCGCGAGCATCGACACGACTACGGTCAACACCAACGAGGCCGATCGCGACAAGCACCTGAAGGGTCCGGACTTCTTCGATGTCGAGAAGTACCCGGCCATGACCTTCAAGTCGACGAGCGTGAAGGCCGCGGGCAAGAGCAAGTTCAAGATCGTGGGCGACCTGACGCTCCACGGCGTGACCAAGCCGGTCACCCTCGATGTGGAGTCGGCGTCCACCGAGGTCAAGGATCCCTGGGGTGGCACGCGCCGGGGTGCTTCCGCGACGACCAAGCTCAACCGCAAGGATTTCGGTCTGACCTGGAACAAGCTGCTGGAGACCGGTGGCGCGGTGGTGGGCGATGAGGTGGCCGTGACGCTCGATCTTCAGCTGATCAAGAAGGCCCCTGCGGCCGCTCCTGCCGCCCAGGACGCCAAGTAA
- a CDS encoding DUF1751 domain-containing protein, whose translation MRPMRGSGGGFGGGFTGLESTAAKLALALVAGSVMFLLTRNAQGGMLLLVPGTLGSLLWQPFTYAFIETSPLGIIFGTLIIWSIGGWLESVWGGRKLLLVGLGCTALAGFLTTLVVTFLVPTAAIYPGGTVLTSILWVAYGLTIGRGQTNFWGIPLSGNALAGVGAGFVLLSVLTSGGSLFEGLLRQLPEVLGLVLVFVYVRGASPRRLWLHLQHWRLQRQLRSRSRHMRVVSQERSDDQYLN comes from the coding sequence ATGCGACCGATGCGTGGTTCGGGCGGGGGATTTGGCGGAGGTTTCACCGGGCTGGAGTCCACGGCGGCCAAGCTGGCGCTGGCACTGGTGGCCGGCTCGGTGATGTTCCTGCTGACGCGGAACGCCCAGGGCGGAATGCTGCTGCTGGTGCCGGGGACACTGGGGAGCCTCCTGTGGCAGCCCTTCACCTATGCCTTCATCGAGACGAGCCCCCTGGGCATCATCTTCGGCACGCTCATCATCTGGTCCATCGGCGGGTGGTTGGAGTCGGTGTGGGGGGGCCGGAAGCTGCTGCTGGTGGGCCTGGGCTGCACGGCCCTGGCCGGCTTTCTCACCACCTTGGTGGTGACGTTCCTGGTGCCGACGGCCGCCATCTACCCGGGCGGCACGGTGCTGACGAGCATTCTGTGGGTCGCGTACGGGCTGACCATTGGACGGGGGCAGACGAACTTCTGGGGCATTCCGTTGTCGGGCAATGCGCTGGCGGGCGTCGGCGCGGGCTTCGTGCTCCTGTCGGTCCTGACGAGCGGAGGCAGCCTATTCGAAGGGCTGCTGCGCCAGCTTCCCGAGGTGCTGGGCCTGGTGCTCGTCTTCGTCTACGTGCGAGGCGCCAGCCCCCGGCGGCTGTGGCTGCACTTGCAGCACTGGCGGCTCCAGCGCCAGCTCCGCAGCCGCTCGAGGCACATGCGCGTGGTTTCGCAGGAGCGCTCGGACGACCAGTACCTGAACTGA
- a CDS encoding sigma-54-dependent Fis family transcriptional regulator, giving the protein MTDRLELRDLLSFEPSGGLIHFAGQRALLMDAVALGLLRKELISMLGMTAARGLLTRLGYAHGWRTAEAMKTAIPWPDEGVWRRAGGRLHTLQGQVLLEPVERGPEDGPVPFAEALWRESYEAEQHLLHVGQADHPVCWSLTGFASGYMSYCNDKPIYCLETKCVGKGDAVCQIIGKSSEEWGSKCVEALSFYETRCMEGVLAQVAEALKETEQKLRVKRRTLARVVGESEDPSGLVVRTEAMRRVLALARRAAKVDSTVLITGESGVGKERIARLIHDESERAHKAFVAVNCAAVTESLLESELFGHAKGSFTGAMHDRPGLFEAASGGTLFLDEVGEVPPAMQARLLRALQEKEVRRVGENQNRKVDVRVVAATNRTLLEEVSAGRFRQDLYYRLRVIELKVLPLRERRDDILPLARQLLAEASERLGRKVASFSPEAADQLLRYGWPGNVRELANAIERAVALHEGARIERDDLPEEVREAQPSFLPTHTPRTLEDMEREYILAVLARNSGNRSRTAEQLDIGLATLYRKLKQYGHPEAPN; this is encoded by the coding sequence GTGACAGACCGTCTGGAGCTGAGAGATCTCTTGTCGTTCGAGCCAAGCGGCGGCCTCATTCACTTCGCGGGCCAGCGGGCCTTGTTGATGGACGCCGTGGCCCTGGGGCTGCTGCGCAAAGAGCTGATCTCCATGCTGGGCATGACGGCTGCTCGGGGCCTGCTGACACGGCTGGGGTATGCGCACGGCTGGCGCACGGCCGAGGCGATGAAGACGGCCATCCCCTGGCCGGACGAGGGCGTCTGGCGCCGTGCGGGCGGGCGCCTGCACACCCTTCAAGGCCAGGTGCTGCTCGAGCCCGTGGAGCGCGGGCCCGAGGACGGGCCCGTGCCCTTCGCGGAAGCCCTGTGGCGAGAGTCCTACGAGGCCGAGCAACACCTGCTCCACGTGGGGCAGGCGGATCATCCGGTGTGCTGGAGCCTCACGGGCTTTGCCAGCGGGTACATGAGCTACTGCAACGACAAGCCCATCTATTGCCTTGAGACGAAGTGCGTGGGCAAGGGCGACGCGGTCTGCCAGATCATCGGCAAGTCCTCCGAGGAGTGGGGCTCCAAGTGCGTGGAGGCGCTGAGCTTCTATGAGACACGGTGCATGGAAGGGGTGCTGGCCCAGGTGGCGGAGGCCCTCAAGGAGACCGAGCAGAAGCTGCGGGTGAAACGGCGGACGCTGGCGCGCGTGGTGGGTGAATCGGAGGATCCCTCCGGGCTGGTGGTTCGCACGGAGGCCATGAGGCGGGTGCTGGCCCTGGCGCGCCGGGCCGCGAAGGTGGACTCCACCGTCCTCATCACCGGCGAGAGCGGCGTGGGCAAGGAGCGCATCGCCCGGCTCATCCACGACGAGTCGGAGCGGGCCCACAAGGCGTTCGTGGCCGTCAACTGCGCGGCCGTCACGGAGAGCCTCCTGGAGAGCGAGTTGTTCGGCCATGCCAAGGGGTCCTTCACGGGCGCCATGCATGACCGTCCTGGCCTCTTCGAGGCGGCCAGCGGAGGCACCCTCTTCCTGGATGAGGTCGGCGAAGTCCCTCCCGCCATGCAGGCCCGGCTCCTGCGCGCGCTCCAGGAAAAGGAGGTGAGGCGCGTGGGCGAGAACCAGAACCGCAAGGTGGACGTGCGCGTGGTGGCGGCCACCAACCGCACCCTCCTGGAAGAAGTGAGCGCGGGCCGCTTCCGGCAGGACCTCTACTACCGGCTGCGCGTCATCGAGCTGAAGGTGCTCCCGCTCCGAGAGCGGCGGGACGACATCCTGCCGCTGGCGAGGCAGTTGCTGGCCGAGGCCTCCGAGCGGCTGGGCCGCAAGGTGGCTTCCTTCTCACCGGAGGCGGCTGATCAACTGCTGCGCTACGGGTGGCCGGGCAACGTGCGCGAGCTGGCCAACGCCATCGAGCGGGCGGTGGCCCTCCACGAGGGAGCGCGCATCGAGCGGGACGATCTGCCGGAGGAGGTCCGCGAGGCACAGCCCAGCTTCCTTCCCACCCACACTCCCCGGACCCTGGAAGACATGGAGCGCGAGTACATTCTCGCGGTGCTGGCGCGCAACAGCGGCAACCGCTCCCGCACCGCGGAGCAACTCGACATCGGGCTGGCCACGCTCTACCGGAAGCTCAAGCAGTATGGCCACCCCGAGGCACCGAACTGA
- a CDS encoding acetyl-CoA C-acetyltransferase, whose translation MKNASKNEEIYFLSGKRTPFGTYGGSLKDLSATDLAVESAKAALAQSGVSAEHIEHVVYGNVVQTSADAIYLPRHVGLRTGVPVPVPALGVNRLCGSGFQAFVSAAEMMLTEQASCVLAGGTESMSQAPHVIRGARWGLPLGKGGLEDMLWSALTDSHTGMAMALTAEQLAVDYQLSQDAVDEYAVLSQKRFAAAQEAGRFQEEISPVTLKGKKGDTVVARDEHNRPDTSVEGLRKLPKLFKKDGVVHAGAASGICDGAGSMVMATRSFVEKHGLKPLARLVNWGVSGCDPKVMGIGPAPAIRRLLERAQCGLGDVDLFEVNEAFAPQYLAVEKELGLPRDRTNVNGGAIAVGHPLGASGARITLSLVYELKRRGARYGIGSACIGGGQGIALLVEAL comes from the coding sequence ATGAAGAACGCCTCCAAGAACGAAGAGATCTATTTTCTGTCCGGCAAGCGCACCCCGTTTGGCACCTACGGGGGAAGCCTCAAGGACCTGAGCGCCACGGATCTGGCGGTGGAGTCCGCGAAGGCGGCCCTCGCGCAGTCCGGTGTCTCCGCTGAGCACATCGAGCATGTCGTCTACGGCAACGTCGTCCAGACGAGCGCGGACGCCATCTACCTGCCCCGCCATGTGGGGCTGCGCACGGGCGTGCCCGTGCCGGTGCCGGCGCTGGGGGTCAACCGGCTGTGTGGCTCGGGCTTCCAGGCCTTCGTCTCCGCCGCGGAGATGATGCTCACCGAGCAGGCCTCTTGCGTGCTGGCCGGTGGCACCGAGTCCATGAGCCAGGCGCCCCACGTCATCCGGGGCGCGCGCTGGGGGCTGCCTTTGGGCAAGGGCGGCCTGGAGGACATGCTCTGGAGCGCCCTCACGGACAGCCACACGGGCATGGCCATGGCGTTGACGGCCGAGCAGCTCGCGGTGGACTACCAGCTCTCCCAGGATGCGGTGGACGAGTATGCCGTGCTCTCGCAGAAGCGCTTCGCCGCGGCGCAGGAGGCAGGCCGGTTCCAGGAGGAGATTTCACCGGTCACCTTGAAGGGGAAGAAGGGCGACACCGTGGTGGCCCGCGACGAGCACAACCGCCCCGACACCTCGGTGGAGGGGCTGCGCAAGCTGCCCAAGCTCTTCAAGAAGGACGGCGTGGTGCACGCGGGCGCGGCCAGTGGCATCTGTGACGGGGCCGGCTCCATGGTGATGGCCACCCGGAGCTTCGTGGAGAAGCACGGGCTGAAGCCCCTCGCCCGGCTCGTCAACTGGGGCGTCTCCGGGTGTGATCCAAAGGTGATGGGCATCGGCCCCGCGCCGGCGATCCGCCGCTTGCTGGAGCGCGCCCAGTGCGGCCTGGGAGACGTGGACCTCTTCGAGGTGAACGAGGCCTTCGCCCCTCAGTATTTGGCGGTGGAGAAGGAGCTGGGCCTGCCACGTGACCGGACCAACGTCAACGGCGGAGCCATCGCGGTGGGGCACCCGCTGGGCGCCTCGGGCGCGCGCATCACCCTGAGCCTCGTGTACGAGCTGAAGCGCCGGGGGGCCCGCTATGGTATCGGTTCGGCGTGTATTGGCGGGGGCCAGGGCATTGCGCTTCTGGTCGAGGCGCTCTGA